The proteins below come from a single Gammaproteobacteria bacterium genomic window:
- a CDS encoding 1-acyl-sn-glycerol-3-phosphate acyltransferase has product MIFKNLYQPRIMINMTLLYMRSFLFLIIMFLTVPLFLPIALFAYTLSYPRRYVVIRQWARAMLWWLRIICQLDYVVQGVENMPSSPAIVFAKHQSAWETLALQQIVPPMAWVLKRELLWVPFFGWCLAILEPIAINRSSGRKALQSLIRQGKERIAARRWIVVFPEGTRVAPGHKGRYAIGGAMLAEHTAVPVVPIAHNAGEYWSRRSFLKFPGTIQVVIGPPIPTSGRRADQINADAERWIEETMKKISRHSQEDSHQSSNESINAAI; this is encoded by the coding sequence TTTTTTTAATCATTATGTTTTTGACGGTTCCGCTTTTCCTGCCAATTGCATTATTTGCTTATACACTATCTTATCCTAGACGTTACGTAGTGATAAGACAATGGGCGCGAGCCATGCTGTGGTGGTTGCGCATTATTTGTCAACTCGATTACGTGGTTCAGGGAGTGGAAAATATGCCATCTAGCCCGGCCATTGTTTTCGCAAAACACCAATCAGCTTGGGAAACATTGGCACTCCAACAAATTGTACCTCCCATGGCCTGGGTCTTAAAGCGAGAATTATTATGGGTGCCTTTTTTTGGATGGTGCCTCGCCATTCTGGAACCAATTGCGATTAATCGCAGCTCCGGTCGCAAAGCGCTACAGTCGCTAATTCGTCAGGGCAAGGAACGAATTGCAGCCAGGCGGTGGATTGTTGTATTTCCTGAGGGCACTCGGGTTGCTCCCGGTCACAAGGGACGTTACGCCATTGGTGGAGCGATGCTTGCCGAACATACTGCGGTTCCGGTGGTTCCGATTGCTCATAACGCTGGCGAATATTGGTCACGACGTTCTTTTCTGAAATTTCCAGGTACCATTCAGGTGGTGATTGGACCGCCCATTCCGACATCAGGCCGCCGGGCTGATCAAATTAACGCCGATGCCGAGCGTTGGATAGAAGAAACAATGAAAAAAATATCCAGACACTCGCAAGAAGATTCGCATCAATCAAGTAATGAATCAATCAATGCGGCAATTTGA
- the gmk gene encoding Guanylate kinase: MNDLFIISAASGTGKTSLVKALQQSLPNLAVSISHTTRAPRPGETNDIHYHFVDKNHFEALLEQQAFIEYAHVFNNFYGTTREELIKNFSAGKDVILEIDWQGARQVRITFPEAIGIFILPPSREILRQRLQGRGQDRAEIIENRLAGARSEISHWNEFEYTVINNDFSMALAELEAIVRARRLLRTHRAIQIAALIDSLLD, translated from the coding sequence ATGAATGATTTATTTATTATTTCCGCAGCCTCGGGAACGGGAAAAACCAGCTTGGTGAAGGCGTTGCAACAATCATTACCAAACCTGGCTGTATCCATATCTCATACCACCCGTGCGCCACGCCCGGGAGAAACGAATGATATCCATTATCATTTCGTTGATAAAAATCATTTCGAGGCGCTTCTTGAACAACAAGCATTTATCGAGTACGCCCATGTTTTCAACAATTTTTATGGCACTACGCGAGAAGAGTTAATAAAAAATTTTTCGGCAGGAAAAGACGTAATTTTAGAAATTGATTGGCAGGGCGCGCGGCAGGTTCGCATAACTTTTCCCGAGGCGATTGGAATATTCATCCTGCCCCCTTCTCGTGAAATCCTTCGTCAACGCCTGCAGGGGCGCGGCCAAGACCGCGCGGAAATTATTGAAAACCGTTTAGCTGGCGCCCGTAGCGAAATATCTCACTGGAATGAATTTGAGTACACGGTAATCAATAATGATTTTTCCATGGCTTTAGCAGAGTTGGAAGCCATTGTACGCGCAAGACGCCTATTGCGTACCCATCGTGCGATTCAAATTGCCGCATTGATTGATTCATTACTTGATTGA
- the mdtA gene encoding Multidrug resistance protein MdtA, with translation MKNGDGSRLPMVAVATAVKSNISLYINGLGTITAFNTVTVRARVEGQLVGVLFREGQMVKSGDILAELDPRPFQVQLNQLEAQLARDEVMLQNALVDLTRYRDLYKENSVAKQQLDTQAALVRQHQATLKMDQAQIEIARLQLSYCKIIAPIGGRVGLRQVDPGNLIHASDSKGLVIITQLQPITILFSIPEDRLPELMKPLRAGVTLPVEAWSRDGGSRLAEGILLAVDNQIDTTTGTVKLKARFLNQDESLFPNQFVTVRLRLDTLKGVTTIPLAAIQRGTQGSFVYLLRADKTVTVRTVRLGPSEDAQAVVEEGISLGEMVVVDGVDKLREGQKVMDRSPKLTHSSHDK, from the coding sequence ATGAAGAATGGTGATGGATCGCGGCTGCCAATGGTAGCGGTGGCTACGGCGGTAAAATCTAATATTTCTTTATATATTAATGGATTAGGTACTATTACTGCATTTAATACCGTGACGGTGCGTGCCCGAGTCGAAGGGCAGCTTGTCGGTGTTTTGTTCCGCGAGGGGCAAATGGTCAAGAGCGGCGATATCTTGGCTGAACTCGACCCACGTCCCTTTCAGGTTCAACTAAATCAACTTGAGGCGCAACTCGCCCGCGATGAGGTGATGTTGCAGAATGCTTTGGTAGATCTCACGCGCTACCGTGATTTGTATAAGGAAAACTCAGTCGCCAAGCAGCAGCTTGATACCCAGGCGGCATTAGTGCGACAACATCAGGCGACCCTCAAGATGGATCAAGCTCAAATCGAGATCGCGCGCCTCCAGCTTTCTTACTGCAAGATTATCGCGCCGATTGGCGGACGGGTTGGCCTACGTCAAGTTGATCCTGGCAACCTCATTCATGCGAGTGACTCAAAGGGATTAGTGATCATCACCCAACTTCAGCCAATTACCATCCTGTTTTCTATTCCCGAGGACCGCCTGCCGGAGCTGATGAAGCCGCTACGCGCGGGGGTTACCTTGCCTGTCGAGGCATGGAGTCGTGATGGAGGGAGCCGCCTGGCAGAGGGAATTCTGTTGGCCGTGGATAACCAGATCGACACAACCACCGGTACGGTCAAACTCAAGGCGCGATTTCTCAACCAAGATGAATCATTGTTTCCCAACCAGTTTGTCACGGTTCGATTACGCCTTGACACTCTCAAAGGGGTTACCACAATACCGCTCGCAGCGATTCAGCGTGGAACCCAGGGCAGTTTTGTTTATCTGCTACGTGCGGACAAGACGGTTACGGTACGCACCGTGCGTCTTGGTCCTAGTGAGGATGCCCAGGCAGTAGTGGAAGAAGGCATCAGCCTGGGAGAGATGGTAGTCGTGGATGGCGTGGATAAGCTCCGCGAAGGTCAGAAAGTCATGGATCGCTCTCCAAAACTTACTCATTCCTCTCACGACAAATAA
- a CDS encoding putative lipid-binding transport protein (Tim44 family) (Evidence 3 : Putative function from multiple computational evidences), protein MQKTLLGFFIALLSLVFTMSDVEAARLGGGKSLGRQSPSYSRQAPSPSQPPSYNTAPRTPPSYVAPPASSGARRWLGPLAGLAAGGLLASLFLGHGFEGLQFLDILIILGLGVGIYFLVRTLRGRNQIASSEERLATVGEVNAARFQNSDFGSGLTNTGVNARPLDVNHLAWFNEESFLKNARTYFLSLQSAWDANRMEEIEEYVTPELYRELVSQRATLGPNFTEVVKLDVNFLGLATEGDTVFAGVRYSGLIREQKGTDPQPFTETWHVQRSLSEPNANWHVAGIQQG, encoded by the coding sequence ATGCAAAAGACGCTACTTGGATTTTTTATTGCACTCTTGAGCCTGGTTTTCACGATGAGTGATGTGGAAGCCGCGCGCCTTGGCGGTGGTAAAAGCCTGGGCAGACAAAGCCCTAGCTATTCGCGTCAGGCTCCTAGCCCATCTCAGCCGCCTTCCTACAATACTGCGCCCCGAACACCTCCATCCTACGTCGCACCTCCGGCTTCATCTGGCGCGAGGCGTTGGCTTGGTCCTTTGGCGGGACTCGCAGCGGGTGGTTTGCTCGCATCGCTTTTCCTTGGCCATGGTTTCGAGGGACTCCAATTTTTGGATATTTTAATTATCCTTGGATTAGGAGTAGGTATTTATTTTCTGGTGAGAACCTTGCGTGGACGAAACCAAATTGCTTCGAGCGAGGAACGGCTTGCGACCGTTGGTGAGGTAAATGCCGCACGTTTCCAAAATTCAGACTTTGGTTCCGGTCTGACAAATACCGGCGTCAATGCACGTCCTCTGGACGTTAATCATTTGGCATGGTTTAACGAGGAAAGTTTTCTGAAAAACGCACGGACCTATTTTTTGAGTCTGCAATCGGCCTGGGATGCCAATCGTATGGAAGAAATCGAGGAGTACGTGACTCCCGAGCTTTATCGTGAATTGGTCAGTCAACGCGCCACGCTGGGTCCAAATTTTACTGAAGTGGTGAAACTAGATGTCAATTTTCTCGGACTGGCCACCGAAGGGGATACTGTTTTCGCCGGAGTACGTTACAGTGGTTTAATCAGGGAACAAAAAGGAACCGATCCACAACCATTTACTGAAACCTGGCATGTTCAGCGTTCCCTTTCTGAGCCAAATGCCAATTGGCACGTAGCCGGTATTCAGCAAGGTTAA
- the dsbE gene encoding Thiol:disulfide interchange protein DsbE, whose amino-acid sequence MKRRLIPFTIFFVLIVFLGLGLRLDPREVPSPLIGKSAPDFHLPTLENPEVILSNQNLLGKVYLLNVWASWCVSCRQEHSLLVEMERAGWIEIYGLNYKDQREDALRWLTNFGNPYRMTIVDQNGRTGIDYGVYGVPESYLIDKKGIIRYKYIGPLTSESIKGHLLTLVQKLMEES is encoded by the coding sequence ATGAAACGCCGTTTAATCCCGTTCACCATTTTTTTCGTTCTAATAGTTTTTCTTGGATTGGGATTGCGCCTTGACCCCCGCGAAGTACCTTCCCCGCTGATTGGTAAATCCGCTCCTGATTTTCACCTGCCGACCTTAGAGAATCCAGAAGTCATTTTGAGTAATCAGAATTTATTAGGTAAAGTTTATCTGCTCAATGTCTGGGCTTCGTGGTGCGTTTCCTGTCGACAGGAACATTCATTGTTAGTGGAAATGGAACGAGCTGGATGGATCGAAATTTATGGCCTAAATTATAAGGATCAACGTGAAGATGCCCTGCGCTGGCTCACTAATTTCGGTAATCCCTATCGTATGACCATTGTCGATCAAAATGGTCGCACCGGTATTGATTACGGAGTTTATGGTGTTCCTGAAAGTTATTTAATTGACAAAAAAGGTATCATTCGTTATAAATATATTGGTCCATTGACTTCTGAAAGCATTAAAGGCCATTTGCTAACTTTGGTTCAGAAACTCATGGAAGAAAGTTAA
- the purL gene encoding phosphoribosylformylglycinamide synthetase, with protein MSSVLRLRGSLALSAFRLDKLHVLLASGIPGLRGLTAEFVHFVDLGQRLTNTERNVLDLLLSYGSPSPPEHPRGEILWVVPRLGTISPWSSRATEIAHHCGLVSVRRLERGIAYYLDVADTGLDSEVGNATLSDAMLSFAAARLHDPMTETVIYNLDEADGLFLKASPVPLSLIDILGGGRAALVQSNTDLGLALSGDEIDYLLESFLALGRNPTDVELMMFAQANSEHCRHKVFNADWLVDGQPAEHSLFAMIRNTHWKSPENILSAYRDNAAVMVGWPGQRFFVDPISGHYGNHAEDIAILMKVETHNHPTAIAPFPGAATGAGGEIRDESATGCGAKPKAGLTGFSVSNLHLPGALRPWEINYRHPRRLASALTLMIEGPLGAASFNNEFGRPNLCGYFRTYEGYVPGPNGFELRGYHKPIMLAGGLGNIRPIHVEKRNLPPGTPLLVIGGPAMLIGLGGGAASSQANGAGNEWLDFASVQRGNPEMQRRVQEVIDRCWAMGSENPILSIHDVGAGGLSNACPEIIAGAGRGGRFELRAIPNADPGMSPLQIWSNEAQERYVLAVRPDALEWVQALCERERCPVAVIGEVTAERDLLLGDALLEETPVDMPLALLFGKPPKMLRHVQRHSFPKPWLNFSGISLREAAYRILCLPAVASKKFLITIGDRTVGGLSVRDQMVGPWQVPVADCAVTATDFHGHTGEAIAIGERTPVALINAPASGRLAVGEAITNLAAAFIGSLSDIKLSANWMAAAGYPGEDANLHDTVHALGMDLCPALGLAIPVGKDSLSMKTVWREGGEEQVMTAPLSVIISAFARVSDIHRSLTPQLCTDRSDTDLILVDLGKGRARLGGSALAQVYQQVGSHGPDLDDPQALKNFFVTIQILNSEGRLLAYHDRSDGGLFVTLCEMAFAGHTGLEVDLDDLGDDPLTNLFVEELGAVVQVRHDDTEEVLAAFREAGLGHHTYVLGTLRDDDHVVARFDGRAFLDEPRVALERAWAETSWRIQALRDNPRCAQEEYDNLRNTDDPGLTVVLPFDPEEGGVSIPFITYDKRPRIAILRDQGVNGQVEMAAAFDCAGFTTVDVHTSDIIAGRITLTNFQALAACGGFSYGDVLGAGGGWAKSILFNSRARDEFAAFFARSDTFALGICNGCQMMSQLRELIPGTESWPNFMRNASEQFEARLSLVEIYDSPSVFLKDMAGARLPIAVAHGEGRAVFSEDTLLRAQEAGIITMAYVDGHGRPTERYPYNPNGSPAGVTGFTTPDGRVTIMMPHPERMFLTRQYSWHPDDWGEHGPWIKLFHNARAWLS; from the coding sequence ATGTCGAGCGTGCTGCGACTGCGTGGGTCACTCGCCCTCTCCGCTTTCCGTTTGGACAAACTACACGTCCTTCTCGCCTCCGGTATCCCTGGACTTCGGGGATTAACCGCAGAATTTGTCCATTTCGTGGACCTCGGGCAACGCCTAACCAACACCGAGCGAAATGTGTTGGACCTGTTGCTGTCTTATGGGTCGCCTTCTCCTCCTGAACATCCGCGAGGCGAGATTCTATGGGTGGTGCCACGACTGGGGACTATTTCTCCCTGGTCGAGTCGGGCTACCGAAATTGCCCATCACTGCGGCTTAGTCTCGGTGCGGCGTTTAGAACGAGGCATCGCTTATTATCTGGATGTGGCCGATACCGGTCTGGATTCCGAAGTGGGCAATGCCACCCTTTCCGATGCGATGTTATCGTTTGCCGCTGCTCGCCTCCACGATCCCATGACGGAAACCGTAATTTATAACCTCGATGAGGCTGATGGCCTGTTTCTCAAGGCAAGTCCAGTCCCCTTATCCCTAATTGACATCCTGGGAGGGGGACGCGCTGCCTTGGTTCAATCCAACACTGATTTAGGATTGGCCTTGTCGGGCGACGAAATCGATTATCTTCTTGAAAGTTTTCTAGCCCTCGGGCGCAATCCCACTGATGTGGAATTGATGATGTTCGCTCAGGCTAATTCCGAACACTGCCGCCATAAGGTCTTCAATGCTGATTGGTTGGTGGACGGGCAGCCCGCCGAGCATTCGCTTTTCGCCATGATCAGGAATACTCATTGGAAATCTCCGGAAAATATCCTTTCCGCTTACCGGGACAATGCGGCGGTGATGGTGGGTTGGCCGGGACAGCGTTTTTTTGTGGATCCTATTAGTGGTCATTATGGCAACCACGCTGAGGATATCGCGATCCTGATGAAGGTCGAGACCCACAATCATCCCACCGCTATCGCTCCTTTTCCTGGCGCTGCGACCGGGGCCGGGGGCGAAATCCGCGATGAAAGTGCTACAGGCTGTGGCGCCAAGCCCAAGGCAGGACTAACGGGTTTTTCGGTTTCCAACCTGCATCTACCCGGTGCCCTCCGACCGTGGGAAATCAATTACCGTCATCCTCGCCGTCTGGCCTCGGCGCTCACACTTATGATTGAAGGGCCTCTTGGCGCTGCCTCCTTCAACAATGAATTTGGTCGCCCCAATCTGTGTGGTTATTTCCGCACCTACGAAGGCTACGTGCCCGGCCCTAATGGTTTTGAGCTGCGTGGTTACCATAAACCCATCATGCTTGCGGGAGGACTGGGGAACATTCGTCCCATACATGTAGAAAAACGCAATCTCCCGCCAGGGACACCGCTACTGGTCATCGGGGGTCCGGCTATGCTAATCGGGCTAGGCGGTGGCGCTGCATCGAGTCAAGCGAACGGTGCAGGCAACGAGTGGCTTGATTTTGCCTCGGTCCAACGTGGTAACCCGGAGATGCAGCGCCGCGTTCAGGAGGTTATTGACCGTTGTTGGGCGATGGGATCGGAAAATCCGATTTTATCGATTCACGATGTCGGCGCGGGTGGGCTTTCCAATGCCTGTCCCGAAATAATCGCGGGAGCTGGACGGGGCGGGCGTTTTGAATTGCGTGCCATTCCCAACGCCGATCCTGGTATGTCGCCCTTACAAATCTGGAGTAATGAAGCTCAGGAGCGTTACGTGCTAGCGGTCCGTCCCGATGCGCTGGAATGGGTCCAGGCATTGTGCGAACGTGAACGTTGTCCGGTAGCGGTCATTGGCGAGGTCACTGCCGAACGTGATTTGCTTCTTGGGGACGCACTGCTTGAGGAAACCCCGGTGGACATGCCCCTCGCGCTGCTGTTTGGTAAACCACCCAAGATGTTGCGTCATGTCCAGCGTCACTCCTTCCCCAAGCCATGGCTGAATTTTTCTGGGATTTCGCTGCGCGAGGCGGCTTATCGAATCCTGTGTCTACCCGCTGTGGCCAGCAAGAAATTTTTGATTACCATTGGTGACCGTACCGTGGGCGGATTATCGGTACGTGATCAAATGGTGGGACCCTGGCAGGTACCGGTGGCCGACTGCGCTGTCACCGCTACGGATTTTCATGGACATACTGGAGAAGCGATAGCGATTGGTGAGCGCACTCCAGTGGCGCTGATCAATGCTCCCGCCTCGGGGCGCCTGGCAGTTGGCGAGGCTATCACCAACCTTGCAGCCGCCTTCATCGGTTCTCTTTCCGATATAAAACTTTCCGCTAATTGGATGGCGGCAGCGGGCTATCCCGGCGAAGATGCCAATCTCCATGACACCGTCCACGCCCTGGGAATGGATCTATGCCCGGCACTCGGCCTCGCCATCCCGGTGGGTAAGGATTCGTTGTCAATGAAAACGGTCTGGCGCGAGGGTGGAGAGGAGCAAGTAATGACCGCACCATTGTCGGTCATTATCAGCGCCTTCGCGCGCGTTTCCGATATTCATCGATCCCTCACTCCACAACTATGTACCGACCGCAGCGATACCGACCTTATCCTAGTGGATCTTGGTAAGGGTCGGGCACGGTTGGGAGGCTCGGCCTTGGCTCAAGTCTATCAACAAGTCGGCAGCCACGGGCCTGACCTTGATGATCCACAAGCACTTAAGAATTTTTTCGTTACGATTCAGATTCTGAACAGCGAGGGACGGCTGCTTGCCTACCATGACCGTTCCGATGGTGGCCTGTTCGTCACGCTTTGTGAGATGGCATTCGCCGGTCATACCGGGCTGGAAGTCGATTTAGACGACCTTGGCGACGATCCCTTGACCAACCTCTTTGTTGAAGAGTTGGGCGCGGTGGTGCAAGTTCGTCACGACGACACTGAGGAAGTCCTGGCTGCTTTCCGTGAAGCTGGCCTTGGCCACCACACCTACGTTCTCGGCACATTGCGCGATGATGACCATGTAGTTGCGCGCTTCGATGGACGCGCCTTCCTTGATGAACCACGGGTAGCCCTGGAGCGGGCTTGGGCAGAGACCAGTTGGCGAATTCAGGCGTTGCGCGACAATCCTCGTTGCGCTCAGGAAGAATACGACAACCTGCGCAATACCGACGACCCAGGCTTGACAGTGGTACTTCCCTTTGATCCGGAAGAAGGGGGCGTCTCCATTCCTTTTATTACTTATGATAAGCGACCACGCATCGCAATTCTGCGCGATCAAGGAGTCAATGGTCAGGTGGAAATGGCGGCAGCCTTTGATTGTGCCGGTTTTACAACGGTTGATGTTCACACCAGTGATATTATTGCTGGCCGGATTACATTGACTAATTTTCAGGCGTTGGCGGCCTGTGGCGGGTTTTCTTATGGAGACGTGCTGGGTGCCGGTGGTGGATGGGCCAAATCCATTCTTTTCAATTCCAGAGCACGCGACGAATTCGCCGCCTTTTTCGCTCGCTCTGATACTTTCGCGCTCGGAATTTGCAATGGTTGTCAAATGATGTCGCAACTCCGAGAGCTGATTCCAGGGACAGAATCATGGCCTAATTTCATGCGCAATGCTTCGGAGCAGTTTGAGGCGCGCCTGTCACTGGTGGAGATTTACGATTCTCCCTCAGTGTTTCTCAAGGATATGGCGGGCGCTCGCTTACCTATTGCTGTGGCCCACGGAGAAGGCCGTGCGGTTTTCTCAGAAGACACTCTATTACGCGCCCAAGAGGCTGGAATTATCACCATGGCTTACGTGGACGGCCATGGTCGTCCCACCGAGCGATATCCCTATAATCCCAACGGTTCACCAGCCGGGGTTACTGGTTTTACCACGCCAGATGGCCGTGTCACCATCATGATGCCTCATCCAGAGCGCATGTTTTTAACCAGGCAATATTCCTGGCACCCCGATGATTGGGGTGAACATGGACCATGGATAAAACTTTTCCACAACGCACGGGCTTGGCTTAGTTAA
- a CDS encoding conserved exported hypothetical protein (Evidence 4 : Unknown function but conserved in other organisms): MIKFIHLIFMLLSLTFVISPSVADNGVRIGGGPKDGEYIHIAKSLCDALGTLFSCNSLETKGTIANKEHLEKGEVEFAIAKSNIADGWMKDQKFAARHTIIRRIGDESLFVFGKKETLNAIGSWLGVRENASLISIGLPGEKSGDTALFNFLKAAEGSPLVNIDIKMYPGRPELVKAVTDGKVQLGFIGQIPNPDNPLFKAINDAGLMIMGVVDPDMISFGDTFRIKPVTVKNAKWFGFSGSAQQIETANVPAAILAVKPEAMEGRSAKVQEAAIKKIQGAAEADLLPKQGWMQQLANTASLKAGPSLEKVMTSMKSAADGAKERLNQIRATGLKAVTQ; the protein is encoded by the coding sequence ATGATTAAGTTTATACATTTAATTTTTATGTTATTGTCGCTGACTTTTGTAATTTCTCCGTCTGTCGCGGACAATGGAGTGCGTATCGGTGGTGGTCCGAAAGATGGAGAGTATATTCATATTGCTAAATCCCTGTGTGATGCATTGGGAACATTATTTTCCTGCAATTCACTGGAAACTAAGGGGACCATTGCCAACAAGGAACATTTAGAAAAGGGAGAAGTGGAGTTTGCGATTGCTAAAAGCAATATCGCCGATGGATGGATGAAAGACCAAAAATTTGCTGCTCGACATACGATTATTCGACGCATTGGAGATGAATCCCTTTTTGTATTTGGAAAAAAGGAAACTCTGAACGCCATAGGAAGTTGGCTTGGCGTTCGAGAAAATGCAAGTTTAATCAGTATTGGTCTTCCGGGAGAAAAGTCTGGCGACACGGCATTATTTAATTTTCTAAAAGCCGCCGAAGGTTCTCCGTTGGTGAATATTGATATCAAAATGTATCCTGGTCGTCCAGAATTGGTCAAGGCTGTGACTGATGGAAAAGTTCAGCTTGGATTTATCGGTCAAATCCCTAATCCAGACAATCCCCTATTTAAGGCGATTAATGACGCAGGGTTGATGATTATGGGCGTGGTAGATCCAGACATGATTAGTTTTGGCGACACTTTTCGCATCAAGCCGGTAACCGTGAAAAACGCGAAATGGTTTGGTTTTTCTGGAAGCGCGCAACAAATTGAAACTGCGAATGTACCCGCCGCGATTCTAGCGGTTAAACCTGAAGCGATGGAGGGTCGCAGCGCTAAAGTGCAGGAAGCCGCAATTAAGAAAATTCAGGGTGCCGCCGAAGCGGATTTGTTGCCCAAACAAGGCTGGATGCAACAACTAGCCAATACAGCGTCGCTAAAAGCCGGTCCCAGTTTGGAAAAGGTAATGACCTCTATGAAAAGCGCTGCCGACGGCGCCAAGGAGCGGTTAAATCAGATCCGTGCCACGGGATTAAAAGCAGTTACTCAGTAA